A region of the Acipenser ruthenus chromosome 40, fAciRut3.2 maternal haplotype, whole genome shotgun sequence genome:
taaaatacaatgaagagacacagctggatcagccaggtaaaatacaatgaagagacacagctggatcagccaggtaaaatacaatgaagagacacagctggatcagccaggtaaaatacaatgaagagacacagctggatcagccaggtaaaatacaatgaagagacacagctggatcagccaggtaaaatacaatgaagagacacagctggatcagccaggtaaaatacaatgaagagacacagctggatcagccaggtaaaatacaatgaagagacacagctggatcagccaggtaaaatacaatgaagagacacagctggatcagccaggtaaaatacaatgaagagacacagctggatcagccaggtaaaatacaatgaagagacacagctggatcagccaggtaaaatacaatgaagagacacagctggatcagccaggtaaaatacaatgaagagacacagctggatcagccaggtaaaatacaatgaagagacacagctggatcagccaggtaaaatacaatgaagagacacagctggatcagccaggtaaaatacaatgaagagacacagctggatcagccaggtaaaatacaatgaagagacacagctggatcagccaggtaaaatacaatgaagagacacagctggatcagccaggtaaataCAATGAGAGACAGCTGatagccaggtaaaatacaatgaagagacacagctggatcagccaggtaaatacaatgaagagacacagctggatcagccaggtaaaatacaatgaagagacacagctggatcagccaggtaaaatacaatgaagagacacagctggatcagccaggtaaaatacaatgaagagacacagctggatcagccaggtaaaatacaatgaagagacacagctggatcagccaggtaaaatacaatgaagagacacagctggatcagccaggtaaaatacaatgaagagacacagctggatcagccaggtaaaatacaatgaagaggatcagccaggtaaaatacaatgaagagacacagctggatcagccaggtaaaatacaatgaagagacacagctggatcagccaggtaaaatacaatgaagagacacagctggatcagccaggtaaaatacaatgaagagacacagctggatcagccaggtaaaatacaatgaagagacacagctggatcagccaggtaaaatacaatgaagagacacagctggatcagccaggtaaaatacaatgaagagacacagctggatcagccaggtaaaatacaatgaagagacacagctggatcagccaggtaaaatacaatgaagagacacagctgatcagccaggtaaaatacaatgaagagacacagctggatcagccaggtaaaatacaatgaagagacacagctggatcagccaggtaaaatacaatgaagagacacagctggatcagccagtaaaatacaatgaagagacacagctggatcagccaggtaaaatacaatgaagagacacagctggatcagccaggtaaaatacaatgaagagacacagctggatcagccaggtaaaatacaatgaagagacacagctggatcagccaggtaaaatacaatgaagagacacagctggatcagccaggtaaaatacaatgaagagacacagctggatcagccaggtaaaatacaatgaagagacacagctggatcagccaggtgaaatacaatgaagagacacagctggatcagccaggtaaaatacaatgaagagacacagctggatcagccaggtaaaatacaatgaagagacacagctggatcagccaggtaaaatacaatgaagagacacagctggatcagccaggtaaaatacaatgaagagacacagctggatcagccaggtaaaatacaatgaagagacacagctggatcagccaggtaaaatacaatgaagagacacagctggatcagccaggtaaaatacaatgaagagacacagctggatcagccaggtaaaatacaatgaagagacacagctggatcagccaggtgaaatacaatgaagagacacagctggatcagccaggtaaaatacaatgaagagacacagctggatcagccaggtaaaatacaatgaagagacacagctggatcagccaggtaaaatacaatgaagagacacagctggatcagccaggtaaaatacaatgaagagacacagctggatcagccaggtaaaatattGCATGCTTTAATTTATATGTGTTCGTTATATTCCCTTTGACTTCAGAATAATTACAATGAAATGTTATtcttgtaattgtatgtatattCTATTGTGTCGAGGTCCTAAAAATAAGACTGGAGTCAGACTTGGAGTGTAAAGGTTTAACTTGCCTCATGTGTGATTTGTCAGGTTGGTCTCTCCAATAAAATTGCCAGTTGTAAGTGACTTCTGCATATGTATATTTCTACCAAGTAAAGTTTAAAATTGATTCTGAAAGTGGCCCAAAATGGCTCAGAATGAATCTGAGAACATGTACAACCCCATGGCCAACAGATTTGACATGTTCACCCAGTCAAATGAGTCATTAttccgattattattattattattattaataataataataataataataataataataataataataataataataataataataataataataattagttgttGTTCCAATAAGAAGCacactgggacacacacacacacacacacacactctaatgCTGAAGCTATGAGTTTATTACACAGAGAGATAGAGATGCACAGGAGTTTATGACAGTCAGGtatacacaaacacaatcacaaacacagtcTAAAACACAGCATGTGTGTATCATAATGTCTGTAGTACACATTGTAACACATACATATGCTGTACAAGGTGTTTATGTACAATGtgaactgtgtgtgtatagttATCAATAGTTTACACACCCCAGTGTATGGAAATTTCCATactttggggtatgtaaactttgaacaacaaattaatattttatagCAATTTATACTAGTATTTCTACATTTACTGTGTTTGGATCTAAGCATAAACAGATCAATAAGCTCCTGATTCATTACCTTCCCTCAATAACATTTTACTAAGGACAGATTGTGTTTACATATATTCAGGAAGATACTACTGTACCATAAGAAACTATTGTTACACTGTTAATGATTTAGTAAACAGTGCCCATCAATTAATAAACCATGGAAACATTTCAGTAAGTATCACTCTATAGACCAGTCGGATCATTACTTTTTTTATCCTCAAGGTAGTTTTTTCAATCACACAAGAAGCCATCACAGTGTATTAAGAGGATGATGTAgaaatattatctttttttttgcatgaccCTCATACTAGTTGTCTTGACAGTAGGTTTAATAATCCCACACTTCTACTTTCATGATTGACTTGGCTCTAGGAGACATTGTTCCCTTGATTTCAATTGCATTCCTAACCTGCTTTATCTCATTCCCTGATGAATTGTCTCTGCTGAAGCTCCCAGATTCATAATACATCAGATTGAACAGAGATTCATCACATGAACGCTCACTATCAAAGATCCCAACAGCGAACCAATTTTCATACTTAGTGTAATCATAAGGTACAGAAAACATTATGGCCAGGCAGCTGTCAGCTTTGCTTTCTTCTATTTTACAGACGTCATATGTCAGAACTCCTACGCAACCCCATAGTTTATTAGGGTTTTTGGTGAATGAACAGGCTTCCATTGTCTGCGTTTTGATTGTAGGCTGAGGAGGATCATGACTATATCCACTAGATGTGAAGACCCTGATGTAATGAAAAACATCATTAAACATGCATTACATGCTACATTTTCTGTcacttttttttactatacagtaAATGATTTATATATTAATTTGTACACCTTTGGTTAATCTCTGTAaagatataaatacaaaaaaatatttaaaaaagactgCATTCTCTGTGCCCACCTACTGATCATTTCagctcagtactgaatacatacTGCTTGGAGCGACTTTTACTACTGGGAAGATGAGACGGCTACTGTTGAAGTATCATGATTTTATGGAAGGGCTTTCAACCTTGTTGAAGGTAGAAACCCCATGGTATTTAGTCAATTAGTCACAACTTTGAACATGAGAAAGCTAGTGACCCTAACTCTTCCGTCATAAAGTCATATAGCatactacagtatatttgtaGTAAAGTATAGTAGAATTTAATATTCTATAGTATACTATAGTGTTACTGTAGTATACTATAGTCAGTGTAGTACACTACAATATGACTGTAGTATACCGTAGTACAAATGAAATATTCTAAGGTCCCACTATAGTATACTATAGCCTGACTGGTACACCGTAGTCCAACTGTAGTATACTATGGTATGACTATAGTATACTTAGGGTTAGGCCTactttcaacatt
Encoded here:
- the LOC131708088 gene encoding uncharacterized protein LOC131708088 codes for the protein MEAAALASLVIAGASLAGTTIEKISNAINTERNVTIHITNFCKDYNLTNPRVFTSSGYSHDPPQPTIKTQTMEACSFTKNPNKLWGCVGVLTYDVCKIEESKADSCLAIMFSVPYDYTKYENWFAVGIFDSERSCDESLFNLMYYESGSFSRDNSSGNEIKQVRNAIEIKGTMSPRAKSIMKVEVWDY